The genomic segment aaaacaattagctgggtatggtagcatgcctctgtaatcccaactacccaagaggctgaggcagaagaatcgcttgaagtggggagatggagattgcagtgagccgagatcatgccattgtactccagcctgggtgacagagcgagactccgtatcaaacaaacaaacaaacaaaagcattcTGTAAAATTGTCCTTAGCCTTGGAATTTCAAAACCTTGTTCTTACTAGATTGTACCCTCAATCAGGATTCATTTATACTAAGTCCACATTAAGCCCTGATTTGGAATGGGGAGTTGATTTGGCCAGGTTACACAAGAATGCAGTTGTTCAAAAACAGTTCCTACTACTACTACCTGTGTTCCTTTTCTGAATGCTCTCCAGTAGGGATTCACCATGCAGTTTccactgggagacagagttttgcctaTTGCTTTCCAGCAAGTGCATTCCATCCCTCAAGAGGGCACCTCTGTCAGTTAGGTAGCAACTAAGGGAAAATTCAATCTAAACTGACTTCAGCAACAAAGGGAATTTTTTGGCTCAGGCAAAAAATGGCAGCTTTTGAAACAAGCTGGCCTGGGCTTAGGCTTACAGATTTGAGCGCCATTTATTTCAATTTCCTCTTCTCCATGAGtcagttttgtcttttaactaACTTCCTTCAGGGTGGCAAAATAGCAGTAGCAGTTCTGGCCTTGAGTCCACACATCTCATTACTTAGAAGATAGTTCCTTTCTAACCAAGCAAAAGCCCTGAGCTTCATCATAACTGAGTCAGCTTCTGTAATGTGCTTCGGGCTGAAGCATACAATCAATGCAAACAGAGGAAGGCCATAGGTGACTGGCTGAGGCCCTAAAACCAATCACAGTGGCTGAGGGGGAAAGTAATGTCAACGTGTTTGGAACAGTGGTTCTCAGGGTACGCTCCCGGACCAGTGGCTTTAACACCATCTGGGAACTTCctgaaaatgcaaattcttgggcctACTGATTCAGAAACTCTTgaggtggggcccagcaatctatGGTATAACAAGTTTTCCAAGTGATTCTAATGGAAGCTAAAATGTGTGACCCACTGATTTTGACCATCAGGTCCTATTCATAGAGCTTAGCAGGAGTGAATCCCACTCATTTCCCTGGGCTGGCACACAATTAGAAAGTGATGGAATGGAGGCCTGAGAAGTTACCATCGAAACATTTCAGAAAGGGATGGCTCCAGAAAGCATAGCTCATTTCACTTCCTACTTTCTATGCTGAGGCTATGGGGTAGAAATCACAGTGATGAGTACTACAAACTAGCAAATTGGTTTGAAGATTATTATTGATGCCAGTATTATTAGTCTAAGGACCTTGAAGAAAAATGACAAGCATCAACCTTAGCGTTTTCTATGGGTCCTAACCTACTCCCTTAGGAAAAATTTGACAaattaatgtatacaaatatGACAGAAGTAAACCTACTTAGCAATTAAAACTGTATTGAAGAAAGCATTCTCTAAAACAGTTCCTTAATCATGACTAATCCTAATAATCAACTGGAATAGGGTTACATATACAGATTCCTGGGCTTTACCCTAGACCAACTGAATCCCTCATCAAGGGAGGGGCCTGAGAATCTGTAGTTTAACAGACATTACCAGTGATTCACATGGATTATACATGTTTGGAAAATACTTCAAAGAGATAAAGCCCAAAAACCCAGGTGAAAAATCTCATGGAGGAATTATTTGAAAGCTTCTGACTAATCAAACCgcagtttcttccttttgttttctatttttatttttttcaagacaggatcCCCTGTGTCAACCAGGcagcagtgcaatggcatgatcacagctcactgctgcctcaccctccaaggctcaagcaattctcctgcctcaggctcccctccacccccaataGCTGAGacttacaggtgtgcgccaccacatccagctagttttttgtatttttttgtgaggtttgctgtgttgcccatgctggtcttgaactcctgagctcaagtgatcttcctgcctcggcctctcaaagcgttgtattataggcataagccactgcacccagcctcctctcctttctttaatGCACTCCCTCACTATTGGGGCCTCTAACTAATGTTTCTTCCTCTAGTCTGACCCTATCCCACACCCTAAACGTGTTGCTTTTCATACCATTGTCAGAGTAAAAGAAACTTGATGTCAGGATTCTGATCAAAATCTGTCACTAGTCCTTACCATGGCTTATAGGATAAAATTCAAAGTCTTAGCATGACACTCTAGACTCCAGCTAATCTAGTCTTTGCCTTTCTTCTTCAACCTTACCTCACATCGTTAGTCCACTTGAACCCCACCCTTGAACTGCCCTGAATTCCTTCCATTGCCTTGAATACATGCTGCTCCTTTGTGCCCCCTGCTCATCAtggttttccttccttcttcccctgaTGTATCAGTCAGGCTATCACCAGCTAATGCCAAGGTAACAAAATCTCAGTAGATGAAGATGACAGTGATTTACAACTCTCTCACCTGGTCTATGTTAGGGGtgggcaaatttttttttaatttttctaaagggccaggtggtaaatattttaggctttgtgagcaAGGTACAGTCTCTATTGCACACCATTTCTCTTCTTTgtaaaactcttttaaaatgtaaagatcgTTCTTATTTGTAGGCCATACAAAAACAGGTGTCTGACTAGACTTGGCCCATGAGTCCTAGTTTGCTAACCTCGAACCATTGTAAAAGACACATAGACAGCAGGAACTACTCACGTGGGTAGTTCTAAATGAATCTAATCACTCAGAGACCTGGACTAATGCAGCCACCTCTTAAACATTTGCTGGCACCATGCAGACAAAAAGAGAGTCTCACATAAGCAATTAAATGCTCCAGTCTAGAAATGGCACCCTATAATGCAGGCTCACAAATAATTAGCCAAAGTTAGCCTTTCGACCCCATCCAACCAAGGGGGCCAGGATGTTCAATCCTACCATACGTCCAGAAGTAGGGAGAACTCAGATTACTGGGtgaaaatgatatataaaaaaaagctcaaacGCTCTGTCAAGCCTTTTCTGATACCCTTATCCTGCAGCCAGAATAGTTGCTTCTTCCTTGCAATCGTATAGCACTTTAAGCATCTCTTAATCAGGGTGCTGTACATAGGGTGCTACAACTGCCCACTTGCCTGCCTCCTCTACCAGATGCTGAGCTTCCTAGACAAGCACTTCTATATGCTCAATATGTGTTgcttcaacaaataaatgaatgtggtGGTTGTAGGAGTGAATGGGGATCCTCTTTGCATTTACCTGAAGGCATTAGGAATCCGGCAGTGTCAACTCTGAACCCAGTTAGTTCAACCACTTCAATCTTCACTTATGATCAATTAGCTCAGTTAGTTAAACCACTTCAATCTCCACTTATCATCAGTTTATCTCTTTAGTTATTACTTTCTATCATAATCAAATGTATTTCTCCATACAACCTTTTTCTTCTAATAAACACCTTACAGAGAGCTGGTCCTTGAGCAATTTGATATTAAGTACgttggttttgttttcagtttacaGGTCAGGAGGCAGGCACAAAGAGGCACAGTGATTTTTCCCAAGTCACACAGTCAATCAGAGATGGAGCCAAAAGATATGCTTTCTTTTGAGTCAACAAAAAAGCCACAAAATTGAACATAGAGCTGCAGCGAAGTTCACCGAAAGTTTACTTATAACTcttggaaaattataaaatactcacATGTTTTTCAAGGTAAGTCTTATACCATATCAAAGTTTAGCTTGTAGTGTTCATATttgagtaaaatattaaaaagaagtcACATGACTGTTTATTAACACTGCCCCTTTTggtattgattctacccatcccctgtactcctttcctcttctgtaaagtgACAGCTTCCCATCAGAACCCTGAGAATATGAAAGACATCGTGCACTGAGGTTTTCCCATTACATCTCAATGCCCATTAGGTGAATAACACTGGCATGCATCTTCACTACTAAAtgtcataaaaacaaattttagttgTTTCACATGAAGGCTGCGTGGCTGCTGCAGTTTCTAACAACTATGTAATCACAGGGTAGGCAAAATAGCATTCAAAATGAGCTATAGTGCAAGATCCCATCCTTACCTAGAGTTAGTCCCTTTCATGCTTAGCAGTCATGATCTGGGTATCTTTGGTCCCACAGAAACATATCCTGACTTGGAATTTTCCTCTCCTGTGTGTCTCCTAGATATGGAGTTCCTAATAAATGTCTCCCCTGACTGCTATTCTTGACAAATTCCCAGGAGAAGCAGAGCAAGGAGAAGACAGGGAGGCAGTGCCTCCTACTCTTCAGATCACCAGCAGAATAGACTCGGAATATATTATTGAAATCTTTCAAGTTTGAAACAagattaaaaacaacttttttaaaatacctaaaaacCTTTTCTTTCAGAAAGTGGAATCGCTCGATGTGCCCTCCCACTCTGGTTAAACGGTTAACAGACCACAGCAGACAATGCACCTCAACCGGGGCTAAGCGTGCAAGAAAACTGAAGTacacaaaaaacaaattacaggCTCAGGGACTGTCAGgcataaaagaagaataaatcctTTCTAGGAGTCTTGCCTttgcttcctttattctttccttaagTCTTGTAATTGAATGTTACGAAGTACATCAAGAAGAATAAACCTATGGGGCCCCTCTCTTCCAAACTAGAAAAGGTTAAGCTTTTAATTACAGGCCCTCAAACTATCATTTTGTGCAATTAGCAATTAACTATAATCGTTGATGAGCGAATGCAAAGCTGCGCTAGCAATTTCCCTTCTCCTCATCCCAGGCTGGGTTATTTTAGTCTTGTTCTATTGCAGAGGATCCGCCACAACGGCGTGCACTCTCTCTTTCAAACACACGCTCTCTCTCAAAGACACATTTAGTTTTTAGCAAAATGGCATCTCAGCGTGCTACTGACACAGGCATCCCGAACCCCATATTTGAGCAGCCCAGACGTTTCAAGCCCCTCCGCTCCGCTTCATCACTTTCTGAGTGGAGAGGAGGCCCGAAGAAGATGCTACCTACCAGCCTCTCTCAGGGGCGCAGGAGAGGGTGGTAGAGAGATGCTTGTTGCCCCTGGAAACTGCAAGTACCCCCCAGCTGCACGGCCGGTTAGTGGGGAAGCCGTGGCAGTAGCAGCGAGAGTTGCATCAGCGCTAACTGCTGCCGCTGCGTGTTCAGTTGGCGGCTGCCGGGAGGGCACTGTAATGACTGTAGGGAGCGCACAGCTGCGGCGGCGGCAGGTTCCCTGGATCAGGAAATTAGGACAGGCACCGGGGATTGGAGGCGAGGGCGGTGCGCGAGCCAACCAGCGGCCGCCCCGGGCCCCCGTGAGCCCCAGGCGGACGCGCAGAGAAGCCGGGCCCCTAGAGCAGCccgggtggcggcggcggcggcggcggcggccacgGCCACGGCCACTCACGCACGCACGCTCACACTCGCACACTCCCGGCGCGTGTAAGAGGAGCGCGTCGAAGGAAAGGAGAGCTGAAGCCGCCGCGCGCCCGCCCGCCCGCTGACCACTCCcccctcctgccccctccccGCTCCTCACCCCGAGCTCCAGCGGCCGCCGGTGTGGGTGCTCCGCTACCGACTCCTGTCTCTTCTGTCCTCTCCTCTGCTCTCGGCTCCCcaccccctttcccttccctaccctcccctttcctcccctcctctacAGCGCCTGCATTATTTTCTGCCCGCAGGCTCGGCTTGCACTGCTGCTGCAGCCcggggaggtgggtgggtgggttggcTGGCGGGGAGGAGATTGTGCAAGTTGTAGGGGAGGGGGTGCCCTCTTCTTCCCCGCTCCCTTCCCCCCCAACTCCTTCCCCCTtcttctcccccttcctcctccccgcccccaccttcttcctcctttcgGAAAGGCTGGTAACTTGTTGTGCGGAGTGAGCGGCAGCGGCGGCACCATCCAAGCGGGCACCATGGGCACGTCCGCGCGCTGGGCGCTCTGGCTGCTGCTCGCGCTGTGCTGGGGGCCCCGGGAGAGCTGCGCCACCGGAACCGGTGAGTGAGGACGCGCCCCTCCGCCTGCGGCCGGGACCCAGCCGAGGCACCGGGGGACCTCGAGGCGCAGGTCTCCGTTTGCCCACCCGCCTCCTAGGAGGCGCCTCTCggctctcctctttttctttccctccccaccGTGGTGGCGCCTCTGAGCTGTCAGCGCCGCGGCCAAAGGGAGCCGGGCTTGGGGGACAGTGGGGTTTGGGGTGTCTTGACGTTTCTCCCGAACTAGTCTTCGATGCCTCACACCGCGGCCCCCAAAGCCACT from the Callithrix jacchus isolate 240 chromosome 1, calJac240_pri, whole genome shotgun sequence genome contains:
- the LOC103793026 gene encoding uncharacterized protein LOC103793026; translation: MVPAWMRRGGKGRVGKGKGVGSREQRRGQKRQESVAEHPHRRPLELGVRSGEGAGGGSGQRAGGRAAASALLSFDALLLHAPGVCECERACVSGRGRGRRRRRRRHPGCSRGPASLRVRLGLTGARGGRWLARAPPSPPIPGACPNFLIQGTCRRRSCALPTVITVPSRQPPTEHAAAAVSADATLAATATASPLTGRAAGGYLQFPGATSISLPPSPAPLREAAAFSSPSTMTASSLRSSPEADASSTHFLYSLQNCPELDVEDYHMNQRG